The DNA segment ATTTTTTCTCCTTGGAAAAACATATTCAAAAAGCCCTTCAGGAGATATCCTCTCCATTTCTACTGGCTTTATGTTTCCTGCATTTATAAGAATACTTTTCGCTTCTGGCCAAAAAGTGCGGAGTACTAACTTCTCCTTTTTCTCTTGAGAAATAGAGTGTAGACCGAGCACGGAAAATGGATCACCATGCATTCCATTAGATATTGATTCTATAACATCAGTAGTTAGTGTAGCACTCATAACAGCTTGGGTTAGAAGGGGCAAAAATATAATAAAATTACTACAAACCGTTATGAACGAATTGAAGGTGTTTTGAAGACACTTAATCTCTATTTTTAGCCATGGATCATACCGGATTTATTGCTCGCCGATATCTTTTTTCGCGCAAGCATGTCTCTTTAATATCTACCCTCACTTACATAAGCATCGTTGGAGTTACTATTGGTACCGCTCTGCTTATTGTAGTTCTCTCCGTATTTAATGGCTTTTTTGATGTTATTAAGAATCTATTACTCTCTTATGATCCGGATATCCGCATTGAATCTTCTTCAGCTACTCTTTTTAAGCAAAACCAGGCTCTTATTGATGAACTTGAGTCTATTCCTGAAATAAAAAATTACTCCCTGTATGTGGAAGGAAAAGCCTTGCTCAGCTATCGAAATGATAGAAGCGCCGTTGTTAATGTAAAAGGCATTGAAATAGAGAACTTTTTCAAAATGGTAAATATTGAAGAGAGTGTTACCTCTGGTGTATTTGAGGTAGAAGTCCGGAACCGAAAACCCGGCTCTGTTATTCCTGAAGAAATCCGAAATCAACTATTGCTTACTCCCGGGGATGAAATTGTATTACTTAGTGCAAATGGGATGAAGAAAGCACTAACCCAGATTACTGTTCCTCGGTCATTTCGTTTTGATGTGAGAGGCACTTATTTCTTGCAACAAGTAGCCAGTGGGCCACAGGTTTTTATAGACCTCAATGCTGCTCAGCGATTATTTAATTCACGAAACAGCATATCAGGTATAGATGTTAAACTGGAGAATAATGAAGACGCGGAATATGTGAAGCAAAACCTTGAGGTAGCTCTGGGTGATGGGTATAAGATTTCTACCTGGTATGATCTCCAAAAACCACTTTATGACGTTATGTACCTTGAAAAATGGGGAGCGTATGTCATCTTGATGATCATTGTGATAGTTGCCGTACTTAATATCATCGGCTCTCTGACAATGATCGTAATCCAAAAAAGAAGAGACATCGGTATTTTGATATCGATGGGATATGGAAAATCGGCCATAAAAAACATCTTCAGAAAACAAGGTCTTTATATCGGAGCTATAGGGTGTGGTATCGGAGGAACTCTTGGGTTCTTACTGTGTTGGATTCAACAGGAATTTGGGATTATAAAGCTATCCTCAGCCTTTATCATAGATGCATATCCGGTTGACGTACAGCTTTTTGATGTTACTCTAGTACTGGTGGGTAGTTTATTACTTTGTCTTGCTGCAAGTTGGTTTCCATCAAAACGTGCATCAGAAATTCAGCCTGCTGAAGCAGTTCGTTACGAGTAATAGCAGTAAGTAAGAGTAAAGAACAAGGATTTAAGAAGGAAGAATTAAAGGACGTTCTTCATTCATTATATACATCCGGAAGGTCATTCTCATACAGAATTACGTCTCCTGGAGTAGCAATTTCTTTCACAATATCATTTGCCTCAAAAAGACTGTTTACGATCCTTACATGATCTGTTGACTCAGCTTCTTCATTTATGCCTTCAAAAATAGGTTTGGCTCTTTCTTCTCCTACTAAAATAACCGCATCAAGATTGGCCAGACCGATCGCTCTTCCAAATGTTTTGTTCTCTTCATACTCCTGATCACCTAGTTCAATCATTCCAGGGGTAACGATTATTCTTTTTCCGGAATTAAACTCGCTCAGAATTTCTACTGCGTTCTTTGCCCCAACTGGATTACTATTAAACGCATCATCAATCACAAACAATTCTCCTTGTTGCTTCAATTCTAAACGATGCTTAACCGGTTCAATATTTTTTGCAGCCAGGGCCATTGTCTTAGGACGGATTCCCAAATGATAAGCAGTCCCAATAGCTAAAAGCATATTTTGAACGTTATGCGCTCCCAGCAATCTTGTTTGAAATGTTTCTCTTGCATCCGGAAAACCAACTTCAAAAGTTGAACCACTGGTATCATAAGATATATCACCTGCTTGAATTTGCCCCTCATTCAAGCCTACCATTATTCGCTTAATCTCCGCTCTACCTTCACCCATTTTCTGTACCCGTTCATCATCAGCATTTAGTATAGCTACACCTCCAGAAGTAAGATTGTCAACCAACGTTCCTTTTTCTTTTGCGATTATATCTTGGCTACCAAAGGTTTCCAGATGTGCCACTCCTACATTTGTAATAATTGAAATATCAGGCTTCGCAATATCGCATAGCTCCTGGATATTTCCTTTATATCGGGCGCCCATTTCCAGAATCAATATCTGGTGATGAGATTGAAGGTCGTTGTTGATTACTTTACAAACTCCCATAGGGGTGTTATAACTACCTGGAGTAGAACAAACACTATACCTCTCCTTTAATAAATCACGGACCATAAACTTAGTGCTGGTCTTGCCATAGCTGCCCGTTAATGCAATTATTTTTAGATGAGGCATTGAGGCGAGTTTTTGCCGTGCCTTTTTTTTAAATCCATTTTGAATACTTCTCTCAATTGGTCTGGTAAGGCCACTACCCAATAGAATTAAAAAAGGAAGTAGAATAGCTCCAAGTATCCACCCGAAGAACAATAGAATTACATCAAATGAAAGTAGTCCCGCATCATAAGTTGGAAGAGGTACCCATATAATGGGAATAAAACCTGTATAAGCCCACGTTCCAAAAAAGATGGGAAGCGCCAGTGAGAATACTACTACCGGAACTGTAAGTCGCTTCACCCTGGGGGTAAAAACAAGGGGCTTTTTAACTTTTTGATGGCGATACTTTTTTACGCTACCAAACCAAAAAATTGAAAGAGTAAAAAAAGCTACTGCTTTGCTAGAGTTTGTCGCCTCAATATCAAAAAATTCCAGACCTACCGACCCAACAAATAATAACATGATAAAGAGCGAAAGATCTAATGGAACTACTTTTTTCTCCCAGTGCTGCCTTAACCAGCTCCAATACTCATTATGCTTGTATCCTACTTGTTGAAATACATGCAAAAAAAAGCGGATACGATAGAAAAAGAAGCGTGCAAAAAGTATGCAAATTAGTACGGACAGGGCATCTAGAATGTAATAGTACAAATGAAAACGCTCTAAGATTAAGTGATAGTTAAGGGAGCAATATATTGCTCGAATTTATTAATACTCCGGGGTATATTCACCCACTTATCAGCCTAATGTTTCAATTATTTACTAAAATATGAAATTAATCATCCCTATGGCGGGAAGGGGTACCCGCGTAAGGCCTCATTCACATACTGTACCAAAACCTTTGCTACCTGTAGCGGGAACAATGATCATCGAACGACTGGTAGAAACATTCATTCGAACCTTGGATAGGGATATTTCGGAAGTAGTATACATTCTGGGCCCTGATTTTGGGCAATCGATAAAAGATCAACTTCGAGCGATGAGTGAGCGACATAATGCTAAAGCAACATTTAGGGTTCAAGAACAGGCTCTTGGCACCGCACATGCTGTAGCTTGCGCAAGTGAAGACTTAGATGGAGAAGTAATCGTTGCTTTTGCAGATACCCTTTTTGATAGTAAAGAAAAATTTAACATTGAGGGAGCAGATAGTGTAATCTGGCTAAAAAGAGTTGACGACCCTTCTCGTTTTGGAGTAGCCGTTCACGAAGAAGATAGGATTACCGGTTTTGTTGAAAAACCTCAGGAATTCATATCAGACCTGGCCATAATTGGAGTGTACTACTTTAAAGATGGTGAGGAAATTAAGCGTCAGGTAAACAGGGTAATTGATGAAGACATTAAAGGTCCGGGAGGGGAGTACTTTTTGACCGAAGCTTTGGATAATATGATTAATGAAGGCAAGCTATTTAAAACAGCTACTGTAGACGAATGGTTAGACTGTGGAACGCTACCGGCTTGGCTGGAGACCACCGGAGAAATAGTAGCAAAAGAAAACCACTCGTTTGACCCCAGTAAGTACCCTGGCTCAAATATAATTCCACCGGTATTTATAGCTGAAGGTGTAACTATTGAAAATAGCACTATCGGCCCTAAAGTAAGTATTGAAGCAGGAACTGTTATCAAAAGCTCAACTATTGAAAATTCAATCATAAGAGAAAATTCAAACATTGTGGATGTGACTACATCCGGTTCCACAATTGGCGCTCATACAACTTTGAAGAATGTCTCTGGAAAAGTGGATTTAGGAGATCATTCTTCCATAACTATGGATTAACTTCAAACCGACTTTAGATATAATACTTTAAACCTCTATTCACCCTTGAAAGTAACCTATTACCTACTATTCCTGCTTATTTTAGTCAGTTGTAAAAGCAGTGAGGAATTTTTAGACAATACTCCAGAAATTGACCTCTTTAATTATGCCTACTTCAATCAAGAAGACAGTCTTGTTCTTGGCAAAACTATAATTGGCTTAACAGAACTTGGGAATTCTTACGATGCTCAAAGTATACGGATCCCCATCTCGTACCCCGGAGTTGAATCCATTACTACTTTCTTTTCTAAAGACTCTATCATTACTGATTTATTATTTACTTATCAAAGTACCTTTGAATTCAAAGGAACACTCAAGGGGTATATTGATGATTTTGGAAAGCCCGAGGTTGTCGAGTCTGATGATTTAATCACATATAAGTGGAGGGATCAAAAAACAAAATTTGACGTCCTTAGCAGCTTTTCAAATGGGGATACACTCAATTACTCTATCCTATCCTTAAGCAACTCGAATCGATTCCAAACTAGGAGCTATGAATATTTAAAAAAGTTTAGAAAAGACCCGGATATGTATGATCTGCTAGCTACTTCAAAAATCTGGAGTATTATTGGAGGTATCGATGAAGGGTTAAAAATGGGAGTTTCCTCATTTGTCGAAGTTGAAGATTCCTCTCGTATCTTTGATTTAATAAAGGCTAATTTTAAGGATATCGCACTTTTTTCATACAGTAAAAAATATCTAGACGAAAATATTAGCGAAATAGAATTTGAAGGTATTAGTGAGTTTCTTTTTGAGGAATGGTTCTCCGAGGTACAATATAGAATGGATGACTATACGCCTGAGCTTAGCATTGAAGAGTACGCTGCAACACTGGAAAATTCTCCTCCTGAGCAGTTACGGGTACTAACTATTTTAAGGTTTGTGAGGGCAAACAATGCTGGGAGCTTTTTCTTGGAACTGGAAGAAGCCAATGCCAGATCTGTTGAAAGAATAAGGGCTTCGATTGAGGGAAATGAAATTTCGAGTACTGCAATGAGTGTAGCTGAGCGCCAACAAAAAATTCAACAATATGAGTTTGGTACTGCAGTGTCTTTCTTATGGGCTTTAGAAATACTTAGCAATGATGAGATTAATCGTATATCGGAACTCTATGAGTCTTCTTTCGGCAAATTATATGTTGACTCTTATTCTAAATCACTCGTGTTTGCTTATGAAAAGGCTACTGATAAGCTTATCGAGGAGATAGAAAACAAGAACTGAATTGCATAAAAAAACCCTCATCGCCGAGACGTGAGGGTTTTTGTTTTCTTGCGAAAACACCTGAAGTACCTTTGTTTGATTTCTCGATTTGAGAAGGTTCGAACAAATAGGCCGCTGGTTTTGTCGGCCTTACATCAATTTCACCGTAGTGTCCTTAATGCCAGTGCTCACATATAATTACTACAATTCATGAGCGTAGAACAAGAAAAAAAAGCACTACTTTCCCACAACTTTTCAACCCGTTTTCCACGGAATTATCCACAAACTGACTTTTTAAAAAATCATTAGTTATTGTTTTTTAATGGCTAATGAGAATTATTATAGTTCCGTATTTAGGGTCTTTTTGAATAGTCTAAAAATTCACCTGTGCGCGAATGGGATTTTTCTTTGATCCAATTCCAATTAGAAAATAGAGTTAATCTTTGCAGATCCTGAAACAAGCCCGGCTTCCGAAGTATTCATACGGAAGACGGGTTCAGGATGACTATTGAAAGAGAAGAGTGCAGGTGGAGAATTTAGGATACTCAGATTCGCTGCTGAATTTCGAAGCATAAAAAAACCCCCAGCGCCGAAACGTGGGGGTTTAGCTTTCTTACGAAAGCACTTGGAATACCTTTTGTCCAAATTCTCGAGTTGAGAGGTTTCGAACAAACTGGCCTCAAGATTTTTGTGGCCTCTCATCAATTTCACCGTAGTGTCCTTGGTGTCAGTGTTCATCTAGATGTACAGGATTTATGGAGCGCTTAACAAGAAAAAAAAGCGTTACTTTCCCACAACTTTTCAACTCGTTTTCCACTGACTTATCCACAAATTCGATATTCCCATTCTAGTTAAATATTGATTTTATTGAATTAATGAGAAATAGTACTTAGGCTATTTTAACCTTTTTTCGAAAGAGCTTAAAAATGCCCTGAGAGTGAGGTACATATTTTATTAAAAAATTATTTAACTACAGTTATTACCCCATCAAAATTTGAAATCACGTAGTTGCTTATCCCCCCTGGATTTTTGTCATTGATATCCCATTTAAAATCCGCACCCCCAATCAAGATATGATCACAACCGAGTTCTTTAGCAGTTTCGACAATGGTTTGTCCAGGCTCACCAATACGAACTTCCAATCTGGGTTCAACGGTTTTTTTACCCTCCTCCTCAAATAAGTATTTGGCCATTTCTACTATTCCAAGGGCTATATCTTCTGCGTCCTTTTCATAGGCAACCACTAAAATGGTTACCTCAGGTTTATTTGTCAGTTCTGTACTAAGTAAACCAGCATACTTTACCGCTTCACTTGCGTAAATACTTCCATTTGTAGCTATAAGCCAATTAGTTGGAAAACTCATAAGTAAGATTCTTTTTGGTCGATATTAATGTATAGAACACTTAGTTGAAATTAAAATCCATCTGAAAGCCATCCCCAACATTCCTATCTTTATTGCTTATGGATTTGCAACATAATATCCCCAAAAAACATACTTACGTTTTCGGCCTTATAAGTGAAGCCGCTGCTTCGCTTAAACAACCTGTATATGTAGTTGGTGGTTATGTAAGAGATTACTATCTAAATCGACTGAAAGAGCAACCTGATATCGACTTTGTTACACTAGGCTCCGGGATAAAACTAGCTCAGGAAGTCCATCTCCTTCTAAATGGTTCATCCCTAGCTGTTTTCAAGCAATTTGGAA comes from the Balneola sp. genome and includes:
- a CDS encoding ABC transporter permease — encoded protein: MDHTGFIARRYLFSRKHVSLISTLTYISIVGVTIGTALLIVVLSVFNGFFDVIKNLLLSYDPDIRIESSSATLFKQNQALIDELESIPEIKNYSLYVEGKALLSYRNDRSAVVNVKGIEIENFFKMVNIEESVTSGVFEVEVRNRKPGSVIPEEIRNQLLLTPGDEIVLLSANGMKKALTQITVPRSFRFDVRGTYFLQQVASGPQVFIDLNAAQRLFNSRNSISGIDVKLENNEDAEYVKQNLEVALGDGYKISTWYDLQKPLYDVMYLEKWGAYVILMIIVIVAVLNIIGSLTMIVIQKRRDIGILISMGYGKSAIKNIFRKQGLYIGAIGCGIGGTLGFLLCWIQQEFGIIKLSSAFIIDAYPVDVQLFDVTLVLVGSLLLCLAASWFPSKRASEIQPAEAVRYE
- a CDS encoding UDP-N-acetylmuramoyl-tripeptide--D-alanyl-D-alanine ligase → MHVFQQVGYKHNEYWSWLRQHWEKKVVPLDLSLFIMLLFVGSVGLEFFDIEATNSSKAVAFFTLSIFWFGSVKKYRHQKVKKPLVFTPRVKRLTVPVVVFSLALPIFFGTWAYTGFIPIIWVPLPTYDAGLLSFDVILLFFGWILGAILLPFLILLGSGLTRPIERSIQNGFKKKARQKLASMPHLKIIALTGSYGKTSTKFMVRDLLKERYSVCSTPGSYNTPMGVCKVINNDLQSHHQILILEMGARYKGNIQELCDIAKPDISIITNVGVAHLETFGSQDIIAKEKGTLVDNLTSGGVAILNADDERVQKMGEGRAEIKRIMVGLNEGQIQAGDISYDTSGSTFEVGFPDARETFQTRLLGAHNVQNMLLAIGTAYHLGIRPKTMALAAKNIEPVKHRLELKQQGELFVIDDAFNSNPVGAKNAVEILSEFNSGKRIIVTPGMIELGDQEYEENKTFGRAIGLANLDAVILVGEERAKPIFEGINEEAESTDHVRIVNSLFEANDIVKEIATPGDVILYENDLPDVYNE
- a CDS encoding glucose-1-phosphate thymidylyltransferase, which codes for MKLIIPMAGRGTRVRPHSHTVPKPLLPVAGTMIIERLVETFIRTLDRDISEVVYILGPDFGQSIKDQLRAMSERHNAKATFRVQEQALGTAHAVACASEDLDGEVIVAFADTLFDSKEKFNIEGADSVIWLKRVDDPSRFGVAVHEEDRITGFVEKPQEFISDLAIIGVYYFKDGEEIKRQVNRVIDEDIKGPGGEYFLTEALDNMINEGKLFKTATVDEWLDCGTLPAWLETTGEIVAKENHSFDPSKYPGSNIIPPVFIAEGVTIENSTIGPKVSIEAGTVIKSSTIENSIIRENSNIVDVTTSGSTIGAHTTLKNVSGKVDLGDHSSITMD
- a CDS encoding universal stress protein, producing MSFPTNWLIATNGSIYASEAVKYAGLLSTELTNKPEVTILVVAYEKDAEDIALGIVEMAKYLFEEEGKKTVEPRLEVRIGEPGQTIVETAKELGCDHILIGGADFKWDINDKNPGGISNYVISNFDGVITVVK